One region of Fragaria vesca subsp. vesca linkage group LG4, FraVesHawaii_1.0, whole genome shotgun sequence genomic DNA includes:
- the LOC101310687 gene encoding uncharacterized protein LOC101310687 — translation METDGKKEVQNGGENERLSCDGGDECEKVEEMVNGDEESELLLAPRKGGISRKTNRTKRKVQWNDRNGNKLVEVLEYEPSEVSDSDDEDVDTCICSIM, via the exons ATGGAGACGGATGGGAAGAAGGAAGTGCAAAATGGAGGTGAGAATGAGAGGTTGAGTTGTGATGGTGGTGATGAGTGTGAGAAAGTTGAGGAAATGGTGAATGGGGATGAAGAGAGTGAGTTGTTGTTGGCGCCAAGGAAAGGAGGGATTTCGAGGAAGACTAATAGGACAAAGCGGAAAGTGCAGTGGAATGATAGGAATGGGAATAAGCTTGTTGAGGTTTTAGAGTATGAACCGAG TGAGGTTAGTGACTCTGATGACGAAGATGTAGATACTTGCATATGTTCCATCATGTAG
- the LOC101301288 gene encoding uncharacterized protein LOC101301288 has product MGCFLACFGISKKRKRRRLSNRVAAAAGDYRRGSYVALNSSSLALIGLDGPKKSPNTEQLRDKPKEATKIRKKVSFNLNVQTYEPVLKDYEFVESEVEEEVDNNEQEVAKGRSSTSATKRASTALTSSIGLFPSNYRYQNVRDSYDSYEEEDNVADEDSEFDDDDYYGDDDYCDGDSSDIDDPRMSQEGYPKQSFSSSINGELESCRWSLNVGDNIPYAHSVLSPIENLSQWKAAKAKVVAPKQQKENVASFQEPKFLYSRSSCNQSKPLLQQIPVHASFSSWVRGK; this is encoded by the exons ATGGGGTGCTTCCTTGCCTGCTTCGGCATTTCCAAGAAGCGAAAGAGGCGAAGACTTTCCAACCGAGTTGCTGCAGCTGCTGGAGACTAT AGACGTGGGAGCTATGTAGCATTGAACTCATCATCTCTCGCACTAATCGGACTTGATGGTCCGAAAAAGAGTCCCAATACTGAACAGCTTAG AGACAAGCCGAAAGAGGCGACGAAGATCAGGAAGAAAGTCAGCTTCAATCTGAATGTCCAGACCTACGAGCCTGTTTTGAAGGACTATGAGTTTGTGGAGAGTGAGGTGGAGGAAGAAGTTGACAACAATGAACAGGAAGTGGCGAAAGGAAGGTCATCCACTTCAGCAACTAAGAGGGCTTCAACTGCATTGACATCATCAATAGGACTTTTTCCTTCAAACTACAGGTACCAAAATGTTCGAGACAGCTATGACAGCTATGAAGAAGAGGACAATGTGGCAGATGAAGACAGTGAATTCGATGACGATGATTACTATGGTGATGATGACTACTGTGATGGTGACAGCAGTGATATAGATGATCCAAGAATGAGCCAAGAAGGGTATCCTAAGCAAAGTTTCTCTTCATCTATAAATGGAGAATTGGAATCGTGCCGGTGGAGTCTGAATGTTGGCGATAATATCCCATATGCACATTCTGTTTTGAGTCCAATTGAGAATTTGAGTCAGTGGAAAGCAGCCAAAGCAAAAGTAGTAGCACCAAAGCAGCAAAAGGAGAATGTTGCATCATTTCAAGAACCAAAATTTCTATACAGCAGATCAAGTTGCAACCAGTCCAAACCTCTATTGCAACAAATCCCAGTCCATGCCAGCTTTTCGAGTTGGGTAAGGGGAAAATAA
- the LOC101301579 gene encoding uncharacterized protein LOC101301579 has protein sequence MALVNGQHFCINAGFTRIEIEGDALSLFTPVDAALDDLSEVRTILDEANDLISHFDFCSWGFIPRYSIWLDSKLRLQLDPLLILEYFLWRKGHECAISNHYDRHCVWEEVAQNKKLNKYNHTIIDEQFAFYQDDGLTRFNALDPNKLLPSNVPEGSFIIWAHTPMSNLFSCLWFNEVERFTPWDQLRFAYTYQKLRRMNPEKPFRLNMFKVRISVESFLQHINGNKVNKLDSSKPTVAITSPEQ, from the exons ATGGCGTTGGTTAATGGCCAACACTTTTGTATTAATGCAGGCTTTACCAGGATCGAAATTGAAGGGGATGCATTAAGCTTATTCACACCTGTTGATGCTGCGTTGGATGATCTAAGTGAGGTGAGGACTATTTTAGATGAAGCCAATGACCTCATCTCCCACTTTGATTTTTGCAGTTGGGGTTTCATACCCAG GTATTCAATTTGGTTGGACAGCAAGTTGCGTCTTCAACTTGACCCCTTACTCATATTGGAGTACTTTTTGTGGCGAAAAGGTCACGAGTGTGCAATTTCGAATCACTACGATCGACACTGTGTATGGGAAGAGGTTGCCCAGAATAAAAAATTGAACAAGTATAACCATACCATCATAGATGAACAGTTTGCATTCTACCAAGATGATGGTCTCACAAGATTTAACGCATTGGATCCGAACAAGCTTCTTCCCAGCA ATGTACCAGAAGGTTCTTTTATCATCTGGGCACACACTCCAATGTCAAATTTGTTTTCCTGTCTTTGGTTCAATGAGGTTGAGCGGTTTACTCCTTGGGATCAGCTAAGGTTTGCCTATACATACCAGAAATTAAGAAGGATGAATCCTGAAAAACCTTTTCGTCTTAATATGTTCAAGGTGAGAATCTCTGTGGAATCATTCTTACAGCATATAAATGGGAACAAAGTGAATAAATTAGACTCAAGTAAACCTACAGTAGCAATTACCTCTCCTGAACAATGA